AAACTTGGTCCAAATACTTTTTGCTTGATTTTCTACCACTCATTAAAGCATTGTAAATAACTCAACCTAAAATTGGAATAAATCATAATAATCTTAATCAACCAGCTGTTCTGCTATCAATTTTGCTTACTTGTTTGTAGTACTCTTTATTATCAACTTTTAGTTGATCATTTTCCTTTACAAGTTCTTCAACGCTTAAATCTAAATTTCTTCTTAAAATTTGGTCTTTCATAGTTTCTCCTATTATTTTGCTCTATTTTAACTACAATAGATTTTAACATAAAAACTAATATACTATTTGATATAATAAATTTGTTACTGAAAGGATTTGATTAAATGTTTCCATATTTAGGAATTATTATTGCTTCAATCTTTGGTTATTTATTGGGTAGTGTTCTTTGATCAGTCTTTCTCACTAAATGAGTTAAAGGCATAAGTATTTATGAAGTTGGTTCAAAAAACCCAGGAGCAACAAATACAGTTAGAATTTTAGGTAAACGATGAGGATTAGTTGTTGCTTTACTTGATGGGTTCAAAATTTTAATTACTGCAGGAGTAGCTGTTTGTTTATCTTTAATACCAAATGAATTATTTAGCGAAACAAGTTATTTTATTCCTTGTATCTTTGTTTTAATTGGACATTGTTGACCAATTTGATTTAAATTTAGAGGTGGAAAAGCTGTTAGTTGTTTCTTAGGATTATTAGTTGTTGTTAATTACTTGTATTTCTTATTTTTTTTCATTGTTTGATGAATTTTTGCATTTATGTACCGCAAAGTTAGTTTATCTTCAATTATTGGAACAGCAATTATTTTATTATTAATGTGATTACCTTGAACTTATGGAATTTCGCATTTCGCTTATGAATGAAATGGTTGAGATGCTTTTGATTCTGCATGAAATAATCATGTTATCTTTAGTTTTTATAACTACTTCCATACATTCACTCCACATGGTTTTGCAGATGGAATGTTAACTGGTCAAATTGTTATATTAATTGGAATGTTTATTCTTGTTGTTAGACACAAATCTAATATCATTAAATTAAAAAATAAAACAGAAGAAGCAATTTATCCTAAAAAGCCTAAAAATGTGAGAAAGTAAACTCACATTTTTCTTTTATCATTATTAACCATGTTAAAGATCTAAAATATAATTTAAATTAATAGAACAGGTTATTATGAATAAAGCATTAATTATTGTTGATTATCAATTTGATTTTGTTAGTCCAAATGGAAAACTATATGTTCCAACAGCTGAAACTAAAAAAGCTTATATTGAATCATTAATTAAAACATTTAAAGACAATAACGATTTAGTTATTGCAACAAAGTATGTACATCCTATTGATCATTATTCTTTT
This region of Mesoplasma melaleucae genomic DNA includes:
- a CDS encoding glycerol-3-phosphate acyltransferase; this translates as MFPYLGIIIASIFGYLLGSVLWSVFLTKWVKGISIYEVGSKNPGATNTVRILGKRWGLVVALLDGFKILITAGVAVCLSLIPNELFSETSYFIPCIFVLIGHCWPIWFKFRGGKAVSCFLGLLVVVNYLYFLFFFIVWWIFAFMYRKVSLSSIIGTAIILLLMWLPWTYGISHFAYEWNGWDAFDSAWNNHVIFSFYNYFHTFTPHGFADGMLTGQIVILIGMFILVVRHKSNIIKLKNKTEEAIYPKKPKNVRK